A stretch of Piscirickettsia litoralis DNA encodes these proteins:
- a CDS encoding flagellar basal body-associated FliL family protein, translating to MITKRQKKVNAIKLLLLFALLLSPLLALSTDSYVHLRPQFLTNLQGSKKYLYTEVSLLIVDDTTTEKIVNTHLPLIRSSLVDLFSRQSLKNLSMKSGINGLQNEAVKLINKLLQEHGETVEVKRVLFTKFNIS from the coding sequence ATGATAACTAAACGACAAAAGAAAGTGAATGCAATAAAATTACTGCTCTTGTTTGCCCTTTTATTGAGTCCACTCCTGGCACTTTCTACTGATTCCTATGTCCATCTTAGACCACAGTTTTTGACCAATTTACAAGGCTCAAAAAAATACCTTTATACAGAAGTTTCATTACTGATTGTCGATGACACCACAACAGAAAAAATAGTCAACACTCACTTACCACTAATACGAAGTAGTCTGGTTGATTTATTCAGCCGACAAAGCCTTAAAAACCTATCAATGAAGAGTGGCATTAATGGGCTGCAAAATGAGGCTGTAAAATTGATCAATAAGTTGCTTCAGGAACACGGTGAAACCGTTGAAGTGAAGCGTGTCTTGTTCACTAAATTTAATATCAGTTAA
- the mobI gene encoding conjugative transfer protein MobI(A/C), with product MNQATEAELEEISNEAQSLVNVFWEEVKSKRESNEFSGSLGLRVRRIRNSIQIVWYENKWYGTGNKKRMFSKQIQKGKGYMYSPDKFKKMQQWERDAVGVLEEKFGQLRKRIEVLGRIRRQVSAYKQIKN from the coding sequence ATTAACCAAGCGACCGAAGCGGAGCTTGAAGAGATCAGCAACGAAGCACAATCCCTTGTAAACGTCTTTTGGGAGGAGGTGAAGTCTAAACGCGAGTCAAACGAGTTCTCCGGCTCATTAGGGCTTAGAGTTCGCCGTATACGCAATTCTATTCAAATCGTCTGGTATGAGAACAAGTGGTACGGCACAGGCAATAAAAAGCGGATGTTCTCAAAGCAAATCCAGAAAGGGAAGGGGTACATGTATAGTCCAGATAAATTCAAAAAAATGCAGCAGTGGGAGCGTGATGCTGTTGGTGTTTTGGAAGAGAAATTTGGCCAGTTAAGAAAACGTATCGAAGTGCTCGGACGCATAAGACGACAAGTCAGTGCTTACAAACAGATCAAAAACTAG
- a CDS encoding DUF2274 domain-containing protein, producing the protein MGKAVIQPMSQKDERITVRIKPELRQKLNQYVTFLEADSGIENLERDYVISECINHVLNKDKEFKKWLKNPDKTSDNIVDITEDKKEEKIDDKEEQKTA; encoded by the coding sequence ATGGGTAAAGCCGTCATTCAACCAATGTCACAGAAGGACGAGAGAATTACAGTACGAATCAAGCCTGAACTTCGTCAAAAATTGAATCAATATGTGACATTTTTAGAGGCTGATTCTGGAATTGAAAACCTTGAAAGAGACTATGTGATTAGTGAGTGCATTAATCACGTTCTGAATAAGGATAAAGAGTTCAAAAAATGGCTAAAAAATCCTGATAAAACTAGCGATAATATTGTCGATATAACTGAGGATAAAAAAGAAGAAAAAATTGACGATAAAGAAGAGCAAAAAACTGCTTAA
- a CDS encoding MerR family transcriptional regulator, producing the protein MKYILASDYAKLNKMAEPEVYELVNQNKLQSKHFGSYRRPLFIAVESVPKNIISLDAEANYFLLRNASKKLGVSPERIREIFKAGLIKPIRTKGFVLIDEDQLFSEEVAKFLGRYD; encoded by the coding sequence ATGAAATATATACTAGCCTCTGACTACGCAAAACTTAACAAAATGGCTGAACCAGAAGTCTATGAGCTTGTTAACCAGAATAAGCTTCAATCTAAACACTTTGGTTCTTACAGAAGACCGCTATTTATTGCCGTAGAAAGCGTTCCAAAAAATATTATTTCCCTTGATGCAGAAGCTAACTACTTTCTATTAAGAAATGCATCAAAAAAATTAGGGGTATCACCAGAAAGAATCAGAGAAATTTTTAAAGCAGGGCTGATCAAACCTATCCGAACTAAAGGTTTTGTTCTTATCGACGAAGACCAGCTTTTTTCAGAAGAAGTAGCGAAGTTTTTGGGGCGGTATGATTAG
- a CDS encoding ParB/RepB/Spo0J family partition protein yields the protein MLELSEDDIDLNEFLFDKTPSHTRTVMMIETDHILTKKQVRKSFEKIDELAASIQKLGIQQPIIVYPCDGRGRFTIKCGERRWRAAKHIGLKRVPVIVDSTVVNEPEMVVAELVENTQREPLTALEIAHALDALYVHGLTHEEIGLEIGKSRQYVTKHLRLLDMPQCIMSLYDRGIVKDVSTLNSLLCAYEIDEARTQRLCEQSTSGISRHQAQLFCKGLKLEKEKTMEKQPLIKAQPLKKELASYPSLKKEIPPNKNTIPLNTVEVELSDGRRVKYVPHIPSEFYGLDESGNQIKVTASSIVRVRKPAKKKSVSIPQKSQLDLL from the coding sequence ATGCTAGAGTTGAGCGAAGACGACATAGATTTAAACGAGTTTTTGTTCGATAAAACGCCGAGTCATACACGTACTGTGATGATGATAGAAACTGATCATATTTTAACAAAAAAACAGGTCAGAAAATCATTTGAAAAAATCGATGAACTCGCTGCCTCAATTCAGAAGCTTGGGATACAACAGCCGATTATCGTTTACCCTTGTGATGGCAGAGGCCGTTTCACAATTAAGTGTGGAGAGAGGCGCTGGCGAGCAGCAAAACATATTGGTTTAAAGCGCGTCCCAGTCATTGTTGATTCAACGGTTGTGAATGAGCCAGAAATGGTGGTTGCAGAGCTGGTTGAAAACACTCAAAGAGAACCGCTAACGGCTTTAGAAATTGCTCACGCTTTAGATGCGCTATATGTTCATGGACTGACTCACGAAGAGATCGGCTTAGAGATTGGAAAAAGCCGTCAGTACGTGACAAAACACTTGCGATTATTAGACATGCCACAATGCATCATGTCATTGTACGACAGAGGAATTGTAAAAGACGTATCTACACTTAACTCATTGCTATGTGCATATGAAATTGATGAAGCTAGAACTCAACGCTTATGTGAACAATCAACCTCTGGAATTAGCCGCCATCAGGCGCAATTGTTTTGCAAAGGATTGAAGCTTGAAAAAGAGAAAACTATGGAGAAACAGCCCCTCATTAAGGCACAGCCCCTGAAAAAAGAATTGGCTAGTTATCCATCGCTAAAAAAAGAGATTCCACCAAACAAAAACACGATTCCTCTTAACACTGTAGAAGTCGAACTCAGTGATGGCAGACGTGTTAAATATGTCCCTCATATCCCGTCAGAATTTTACGGGCTTGATGAGTCAGGCAATCAGATTAAGGTTACAGCTTCTTCCATTGTCCGTGTCAGAAAACCTGCAAAGAAAAAGTCAGTTTCTATACCTCAAAAGTCACAGCTTGACTTGCTATAA